gcaCGCATTAGTGAAACCCACactgaaaccagcagtcgcttggataggctgcattcagatgtaagtcaatcACCGGCCAATCTGTTTTtccaatcaatgctcaggagcatggaaaagctaactcttgaccagcagatgcaggtaatgcacGAATGCCATACTGCTCTACTGCGGGTCATGACGCACACTCCCACACCTCTCCACACTGGCACTACAAATTTCCCACcgcagtcccaataccaaccccagtcccaataccaaccccagtcccaataccaaccccagtcccaataccaaacccagtcccaattcccattCCGGCCTCCAAGATCATTGTGTTCCCCAATGTTTTCCTCGACTGGCTTTCCTTCCCTGTTTACTcttcctacccctagccctacaacACCCTCCCCAGCTCGGGCTACAGCATTTTCTCCCCATCAATCCGccccaccaacacagtcctcacctatcgacgtggtccTACAAGATAGCCCCTCCGGTGATATCTCCACCACACATTTTCAAGATTTGTAAATGTTTTTTGTTGTCTGTATTATCTGTTTACTTTTcggtttaaaaaaagaaaaataatgggTTACACCCAAAAAAAATACTCAGAAAAATTGAGAAtgtacaaataaaaaaacaaaaaaattgacaCTATTTCTACCAAACTCTACTCTAAAGTTTGATAATGTTTGTTAAATTAagtttttaaataaatttttgtttgatttaaaaaaaaaaaatttggttatgGTTGATTCATTTGGTATGTTAATAATTGGAAATAAAAACACACCACACGTTTGAACGTATAAACATTGGGTTTATTACAccgcatatacaaaagtgtattctACTTGAAGTTGGTGGTAAATTCAACAAGAACTTAAATTAAAGTTCACACAATGTTATCTTGCCAGGGCACCATACCCACAGGTGAAACAAAATACTCGGCAAAGTCGTCCCTCATTCTGGTTACAGAACCGGCAGAACGTACAGAGCTGCTTTGGTAATTCCACAGGGTGGTCTCCAAATCCTCATCATCCACGGAAACGGGCTCCTTGGAAAGTACATAGTTATGGAGGACCACACAGGCCTTCACAACCTCATCCACAGTTCGTATGTGCAGAGATATGGCGGTGAGAAGTACGCGCCACTTTGCTGTAAGAATGCCGAATGCACACTCCACCACTCTACGTGCTCTAGTTAAGCAATAATTGAAATTTTTTTTGGTTCTGGTCAAGTttcggcttgagtacggcttgaggaggTGTGGAGACAACTGAAAGGCATCATCACCCACACAGACATACGGCATAGGTGGTCCtgttgttcccgggagtggtctggcAGGTGGAAAGTCGTATGTATCGCCATACAAACAACGGCCCATCGGTGACGTTttgaacacttgggagtcgttggaccgtccataggctccaatgtccacagccagaaATTTGCAGTGGGCATCCGCTATGGCCATGAGTACGATAGAAAAGTACTTTTTGTAGTTGTAGTACTCagagcctgttcctgccggttttgctATACGGATGTGTTTTCCGTCGATTGACCCCAAGCAATTAGGGAAATGGCACACTTTTTCAAAATGTTCTGCGCTCTGCAGCCAGATGTCCCTTGTTGGTTCTGGAATGTACTCCGTGTGCAAGGCATCCCATATCGCCAGGCAGGTCACTTTCACAATTCCGGAAATGGTCGATATTCCAAGTCGAAACTGGTAGTGTAGTGACGTtagagattctccggtagccaaaaAGCTGTGAAAAAGCAAAAGAATAGTTAGAAAAGATTGTAAAGACAGGTAAAAAAATGTCATTTGAAAGCAATTTAAAGAAACATCTGTATTTTTATGGAACAAAGTTACAAATGACACTTTTTTGTGGGGTCAGGATGTTGCTGTGCACATAAAAACATCAACATTTTTATATCTCGGCATACATGGGCCCATACACGGTAAATATTTACATGGTCCAGAAAATGCAACGCTGTGTACAGCGCCATATTTTGGGGACCATAGTATGTTGTTTTCTATTAGTTAAAATATGCTGGCATGGCATTACATATGAGCAATTTGGTTCCCCAAAAAGTTActtaccgcagggtcaccatcagccGCTCTGCCGGTGTTATGGCAGACCTCAtgcgtgtgtcctgcctttggatgtcaTCCACGACTTTTTCAAGCAACACATCAAAGTGGTCCTGCCTCATCTGAAGATAATTATAGAATTTCTCCGGGTTCTGCCGTAACTCCATGTACAGGGTAGAATagacgccccgggtcatccgcagtgCGTTAATGGGATGAATCCATAGTCTGCGACATCGATGGTGACGCATCCACCGTCTTTCTGCTGCTGCCTCCTGATCCCGAaccatgatatccaggcgattggtTTCAAAAATCACATCGGTAACCACGCTTGCAATCCtcccaagcactccttccatctctgccactttctctaaaccctttcaaagatgggctgtacaAACTGTCTATATATACTTTCccatattttccagtagccaatcacctaCAAGGACAATCCCCCCTGTAGGTGTTGAAAACGCATCCGTcttaaaaatggatgaaacggaCGGAAACAACGGatacaacggatccagtttttcaacggaaccgtctagcgaatcgccgacgcatgcgtcgaaaaaatGGAAGCGTTGTATCCGTTTTCCTGTCTTTACGATGCATCCGTCAATGCGTCGCAACGACGCTTTTCGACACCCGgaggaaaacgctagtgtgaaagcagccttactcgCACACTGATAGAAGACTTGctagtctggaaaacattcctaacTTCCTACAACGGTCATACTTGTGTCATGTCTCGAGAAATGCTAAGCAAAGCTTTAGGGCTAGCAGCTAGAGTGAATCTCAGAGACTGTTTTGTGGCAATCTACCAAGACCAATGGTGCAAAGGCAGATGGCCAGTGTTACGGACCACAGCCGGCAGGGCCGCGACCCAGCCCTGCTAGAAGTCTTTGCGATTGTAGCTGCAGTTGAGCTCTGGGGCGCACAGCTAGAAAACAGAAACATCAGATTCTTAACTAAATACCTGGGAATGGCAAAGAGCTTAAACAGCATGTCTTCTGCATCACCACCCTTACTCGCTCTCCTGCGCCGCCTAGCATTACTATGCTTAAAACACATCTGGTGTCGTGCCACAGTAATGTCGGTCAATGATAACCTTGCTAACTCTCTGTTATTTTCTGATTGGCAGGCCTTCAAAGCTCTCCTCCCAAATGCACGCCCACTGGGGGTCCATTGTCCAACACTTCTTTTGGACATGGTAGTTAATCATTGATACCACAGATCCACGCATCGTTTacaccagctacctggcaggtttacggtaaggcgtggaACGAGTGGTGCTCATTAATTCATGGAAGACCGGTCAGTAAGTGCGATCGGGCGAGATGCGAGGTGCTGGTTGACCTCCTGAATCTGCTCAGGCAAAGAGGCGAATTGGGAACAGCAGCGTAGCGTCGCCTTTCGGGAATAGCCTTTTTCTTCCAGCTAATGGGGTGGGCGGACGTGACAAAGTACTTTTTCATCAGATAAGCCGTAAAAGGCTGGAAATGGCTCCAACCTAGTCAGGAGTGACGTCGTCCCATCTCTTTGAGGCTATTGTGCAATATTATTACAATTTCCCCATCGGTATGCAAGTCCCAATACAAGTCCATCCTAGTATCAGCTGCGTTCACCATTGCCGTTTTCAGAGCACTACGCATTAGCGAGCTAGTACCGCATTCAAAAACCTCGCC
The Ranitomeya imitator isolate aRanImi1 chromosome 3, aRanImi1.pri, whole genome shotgun sequence genome window above contains:
- the LOC138671627 gene encoding uncharacterized protein — translated: MEGVLGRIASVVTDVIFETNRLDIMVRDQEAAAERRWMRHHRCRRLWIHPINALRMTRGVYSTLYMELRQNPEKFYNYLQMRQDHFDVLLEKVVDDIQRQDTRMRSAITPAERLMVTLRFLATGESLTSLHYQFRLGISTISGIVKVTCLAIWDALHTEYIPEPTRDIWLQSAEHFEKVCHFPNCLGSIDGKHIRIAKPAGTGSEYYNYKKYFSIVLMAIADAHCKFLAVDIGAYGRSNDSQVFKTSPMGRCLYGDTYDFPPARPLPGTTGPPMPYVCVGDDAFQLSPHLLKPYSSRNLTRTKKNFNYCLTRARRVVECAFGILTAKWRVLLTAISLHIRTVDEVVKACVVLHNYVLSKEPVSVDDEDLETTLWNYQSSSVRSAGSVTRMRDDFAEYFVSPVGMVPWQDNIV